From the Oceanobacillus kimchii X50 genome, the window CCCAATAATCGGAGCGAATTCTGATTCTACTTCTACACGAATCATATGGATTGACGGTGCTACTGCTTTTAGACGCACCCCAAACCTTGATCCTTGTCTAATGATTTCAGGCTCATCTAATTGCATATCCTCTAATGTTGGGGCTGCAATTCCATATCCAGTTTGCTTCACCATTTGCAATGCTCCTGCTACTTGATCATATTCTCTTTTCGCATAAGCAAAATCCTGCATAAGTTCCAGCAAATGATCTTTTCCCCGAATCTCTTCTCCCACAATTTCTTTTAATACTTCGTCGTATAAATAATCTGGAGCATGAAGGTCAATTTCTGCGATACCTTCACCCATTTCCATACCTGCTAGACTTGCCTGTTCTATATAGTCATAATCTGTGAAGTTACCAACGATATGGTCTACATCTCTTAATCGTTTAATATCCTTCACAGTCGTTTGAATAGCATCTTGATAATTTTGACGCAACCAGTGACGTTCATTTAACACCATTACCCAGCTAGGTAAATTAACATTCACTTCAAGTACTGGGAATTCAAATAGTGCTTCTCTGAGCACATTGTATACATCATGCTCAGTCATCGATTCAATACTCATTGCCAATACGGGTATATCATGTTTTTCAACTAACTCTTGTCTTAATAACTCTGTATCTTGACTTCGAGGTTGAGTAGAGTTGACCACCATGATAAATGGTTTTCCGACTTCTTTTAATTCTTCTACTACTCTTGTTTCAGCGTCTTCATAGTCATGTCTTTCAATTTCACCAATTGTTCCATCAGTTGTAACAACAACTCCGATAGTGGAGTGTTCTTGAATTACTTTTCGCGTACCGATTTCTGCTGCATCATGAAAAGGTATTGGATCTTCGTACCATGGCGTATGAATCATTCTCGGACCATTCTCATCTTCAAATCCTTTTGCACCTTCTACTGCGTATCCTACACAGTCAACAAGCCTTACATTTACATCCAGACCTTCGTCTACTTTTACTTGCACAGCTTGGTTCGGTATAAATTTCGGTTCAGTGGTCATAATGGTTTTTCCTGCTGCGCTTTGTGGTAGTTCAT encodes:
- the spoIVA gene encoding stage IV sporulation protein A, whose product is MEKTDIFKDISKRTNGDIYLGIVGAVRTGKSTFIKKFMELVVLPNIESESDRARAHDELPQSAAGKTIMTTEPKFIPNQAVQVKVDEGLDVNVRLVDCVGYAVEGAKGFEDENGPRMIHTPWYEDPIPFHDAAEIGTRKVIQEHSTIGVVVTTDGTIGEIERHDYEDAETRVVEELKEVGKPFIMVVNSTQPRSQDTELLRQELVEKHDIPVLAMSIESMTEHDVYNVLREALFEFPVLEVNVNLPSWVMVLNERHWLRQNYQDAIQTTVKDIKRLRDVDHIVGNFTDYDYIEQASLAGMEMGEGIAEIDLHAPDYLYDEVLKEIVGEEIRGKDHLLELMQDFAYAKREYDQVAGALQMVKQTGYGIAAPTLEDMQLDEPEIIRQGSRFGVRLKAVAPSIHMIRVEVESEFAPIIGTEKQSEELVRYLMQDFEEDPLSIWESDIFGRSLSSIVREGIQAKISLMPENARYKLKDTLERIINEGSGGLIAIIL